One genomic segment of Mesoterricola silvestris includes these proteins:
- a CDS encoding flavocytochrome c — MSGPRPGNPPAFDESFEVLVIGSGFAGLSAAIEARLAGRSVLVIEKMALPGGNSALSGGLIAVANAPLLARDGIADSPDLLAEDMFKAGHGLNHPDLVRAAAAGSLEAFLWCRDFLGVVFAGSLHHGGGHSVPRIYSPENCSGSVILQALLVKCRELGIPIRLQTALEAFILDGDGRVAGAEVRAGHIFPQAQSGTPRRIGATRGVVLASGGYCQDIEFRKIHDPGLAGALETTNHPGATAEALVSALKIGATPVHLSWIQMGPWTSRDEVGWGVSTMFSVLVGIPHGIMIDASTGKRFVNELADRLSRSREMVAAGRDPMLIVGGRAARQYPNLAQGLKRGAIRRYDTLEALAQDQSIDFPALEATLRHFNLSLRDGVDDEFGRPLAAHERFPIEAPYHLVRLRPKIHYCNGGIQIDAGARALDIASHRPIPGLYAAGEVTGGVHGACRLGGMAITECIVFGRTAGVNASRAKD, encoded by the coding sequence ATGAGCGGCCCCCGTCCTGGAAACCCGCCGGCCTTCGACGAGAGCTTCGAGGTCCTGGTCATCGGCTCCGGGTTCGCCGGGCTTTCGGCGGCCATCGAGGCTCGGCTGGCGGGCAGGTCCGTGCTGGTCATCGAGAAGATGGCGCTGCCGGGGGGCAATTCCGCCCTGAGCGGGGGCCTCATCGCGGTGGCCAACGCCCCCCTCCTGGCCCGGGACGGCATCGCCGATTCGCCGGACCTGCTGGCGGAGGACATGTTCAAGGCCGGCCATGGCCTGAACCATCCGGACCTGGTGCGCGCCGCGGCGGCCGGGTCCCTGGAGGCCTTCCTGTGGTGCCGGGACTTCCTGGGGGTGGTCTTCGCCGGGAGCCTGCACCACGGGGGCGGGCATTCCGTTCCGCGCATCTACAGCCCGGAAAACTGTTCGGGCTCCGTGATCCTCCAGGCCCTGCTGGTGAAGTGCCGGGAGCTGGGCATTCCCATCCGGCTGCAGACCGCCCTGGAGGCCTTCATCCTGGACGGGGATGGCAGGGTGGCCGGAGCCGAGGTGCGGGCCGGCCACATCTTCCCCCAGGCGCAAAGCGGCACCCCGCGCCGCATCGGGGCCACCCGGGGCGTCGTGCTGGCCAGCGGCGGCTACTGCCAGGACATTGAATTCCGCAAAATCCACGACCCGGGCCTGGCCGGCGCCCTGGAAACCACCAACCACCCGGGGGCCACGGCCGAGGCCCTGGTGAGCGCCCTGAAGATCGGCGCCACGCCCGTGCACCTCTCCTGGATCCAGATGGGGCCCTGGACCTCCCGGGACGAGGTGGGCTGGGGGGTCAGCACCATGTTCTCGGTGCTGGTGGGCATTCCCCACGGCATCATGATCGACGCGTCCACCGGCAAACGGTTCGTGAACGAACTGGCCGACCGCCTTTCCCGCTCCCGGGAAATGGTGGCCGCGGGGCGGGATCCCATGCTCATCGTGGGCGGCCGGGCCGCGCGCCAGTACCCGAACCTGGCCCAGGGCCTCAAGCGCGGGGCCATCCGGCGGTACGACACCCTGGAGGCCCTCGCCCAGGACCAGTCCATCGACTTCCCGGCCCTGGAGGCCACCCTGCGGCACTTCAACCTTTCCCTGCGGGACGGCGTGGACGATGAATTCGGCCGGCCCCTGGCGGCCCACGAGCGGTTCCCCATCGAGGCGCCCTACCACCTGGTGCGCCTGCGCCCCAAGATCCACTACTGCAACGGCGGCATCCAGATCGACGCGGGCGCCCGGGCGCTGGACATCGCCTCGCACCGGCCCATTCCCGGGCTGTACGCCGCCGGCGAAGTGACCGGGGGCGTGCACGGAGCCTGCCGCCTCGGCGGCATGGCCATCACGGAGTGCATCGTCTTCGGCCGCACCGCCGGGGTGAACGCCTCCCGGGCCAAGGATTAA
- a CDS encoding FAD-dependent oxidoreductase, whose amino-acid sequence MKNPDNLEGTGTREEGPQGPDRRGFLKTSLAMGIAATAGTFALNLGAAPAAEAPVKKKLPTKWDESYDVVVIGSGFAGLAAAAEAAGKGATVLILEKMPVYGGNSIINGGEYNAWTDKLKMRENFKLGVDSSDIHKADTLKGGDFYGSPELVEILTAESPKALDWMIDEGGLKLRPVLNRTGGHSQYRTHTCVEGVGKGFTEALRRIAEKRGAKMRLKAKVSWLWRKDVDSPVLGVELETGRGPVNIRARKAVVLASGGFGRDVPMRQVYNPSLNAGYNCTNHKGATGEMIRYAQAIGAEAIHMAFIQLYPYADPETGILDAPAVYPFRGPGYGIVYVNEKGVRFVNEQERRDVVSRAEMATGGKKTFSIFNEAMIPKMGTMEEAEKAVAAGRFVRAATLGELATKIGIDPAVLTETIKKHDGYLKAKKDPEFGKNITDVMISQEQGPYYAIAQWPAVHHTMGGLRVNKDTQVLDIWGKPIPRLYAAGEITGGLHGANRLGGNATPDATVFGRIAGLRAAAEKI is encoded by the coding sequence ATGAAGAACCCAGACAACCTCGAAGGAACGGGAACCCGGGAGGAAGGCCCCCAGGGCCCGGATCGCCGGGGCTTCCTCAAGACCTCCCTGGCCATGGGCATCGCCGCCACGGCCGGGACCTTCGCCCTCAACCTCGGCGCGGCGCCCGCGGCCGAAGCGCCGGTGAAGAAGAAGCTGCCCACCAAGTGGGACGAGAGCTATGACGTGGTGGTCATCGGCTCGGGCTTCGCGGGCCTGGCCGCGGCCGCCGAGGCCGCCGGCAAGGGCGCCACCGTGCTGATCCTGGAGAAGATGCCCGTGTACGGCGGCAACTCCATCATCAACGGTGGCGAGTACAACGCCTGGACCGACAAGCTGAAGATGCGCGAGAACTTCAAGCTGGGCGTGGACAGCTCCGACATCCACAAGGCCGACACCCTCAAGGGCGGCGATTTCTACGGCAGCCCGGAACTGGTGGAGATCCTCACCGCCGAATCCCCCAAGGCCCTGGACTGGATGATCGACGAGGGCGGCCTGAAGCTGCGCCCCGTGCTGAACCGCACCGGTGGCCACAGCCAGTACCGCACCCACACCTGCGTGGAAGGGGTCGGCAAGGGCTTCACCGAAGCCCTGCGGCGCATCGCCGAGAAGCGCGGCGCCAAGATGCGCCTCAAGGCCAAGGTGAGCTGGCTCTGGCGCAAGGACGTGGACAGCCCCGTGCTGGGCGTGGAACTGGAAACCGGCCGCGGCCCCGTGAATATCCGGGCGCGCAAGGCCGTCGTCCTGGCCTCGGGCGGCTTCGGCCGCGACGTCCCCATGCGCCAGGTGTACAACCCCTCCCTGAACGCGGGCTACAACTGCACCAACCACAAGGGCGCCACCGGCGAGATGATCCGCTACGCCCAGGCCATCGGGGCCGAGGCCATCCACATGGCCTTCATCCAGCTCTACCCCTACGCCGACCCCGAAACCGGCATCCTGGACGCCCCGGCCGTGTACCCCTTCCGCGGGCCCGGCTATGGCATCGTCTACGTGAACGAGAAGGGCGTGCGGTTCGTCAACGAGCAGGAGCGCCGCGACGTGGTCTCCCGGGCGGAAATGGCCACCGGCGGCAAGAAGACCTTCTCCATCTTCAACGAGGCGATGATCCCCAAGATGGGCACGATGGAAGAGGCCGAGAAGGCCGTGGCCGCGGGCCGCTTCGTGCGGGCCGCCACCCTGGGCGAGCTGGCCACCAAGATCGGCATCGACCCCGCCGTCCTCACCGAGACCATCAAGAAGCACGACGGCTACCTGAAGGCCAAGAAGGATCCCGAATTCGGCAAGAACATCACCGACGTGATGATCTCCCAGGAGCAGGGCCCCTACTACGCCATCGCCCAGTGGCCCGCCGTCCACCACACCATGGGCGGGCTGCGCGTGAACAAGGACACCCAGGTGCTCGACATCTGGGGCAAGCCCATCCCCCGCCTCTACGCCGCCGGCGAAATCACCGGCGGCCTGCACGGCGCCAACCGTCTGGGCGGCAACGCCACCCCGGACGCCACGGTGTTCGGACGCATCGCGGGCCTCAGGGCCGCCGCCGAGAAGATCTGA
- a CDS encoding sensor histidine kinase, giving the protein MTLPLLPWAAALAGGALMASDIEPVLRVAGFLAAAAGGVSLALAMRRHRESMARLLAVLPVPEKGDEVYRALPRAWAALEAENHRLATEVEAEDQVRRQILANLRTGIVLLGLDRQIRLFNPKARTILGASSHLGEGESLVSAFREPESLRNLQDAYGGAFREWTLKRNPRTIRLRAVPFPAPGEEGTWVLVTLDDITHFEALETTRQKFISNASHELKTPVTGIRVAVENLQDGGLVLAEGETSLKIILRSLDRMVMLLDDISELSRIETGALRLDPRPLTAGPFMAEFMESVEPLGRARNVRIRAEVDPAVRDHAFRADPMRLGQLLENLVSNAVKFGPPDSEVRVEARLEGEVLAFAVADQGPGIGGQDLPRVFERFFRAPATRAVPGTGLGLSIVKHLAVLMGGEVDVASELGHGATFTFRLPPSDTKA; this is encoded by the coding sequence ATGACCTTGCCCCTTCTGCCCTGGGCCGCGGCCCTGGCGGGGGGCGCGCTCATGGCCAGCGATATCGAACCGGTGCTGCGGGTGGCGGGCTTCCTGGCGGCCGCGGCCGGCGGGGTCTCCCTGGCCCTCGCCATGCGGCGCCACCGGGAGAGCATGGCGCGGCTCCTGGCGGTCCTCCCCGTGCCGGAGAAGGGGGACGAGGTGTACCGGGCCCTGCCCCGGGCCTGGGCGGCCCTGGAGGCCGAGAACCACCGCCTGGCCACGGAGGTGGAGGCCGAGGACCAGGTGCGGCGCCAGATCCTTGCCAACCTGCGCACCGGCATCGTGCTCCTGGGCCTGGACCGGCAGATCCGGCTCTTCAACCCCAAGGCCCGCACCATCCTGGGCGCCTCCAGCCACCTGGGGGAGGGGGAATCCCTGGTGTCGGCCTTCCGGGAGCCCGAGAGCCTTCGCAATCTCCAGGATGCCTACGGCGGCGCCTTCCGGGAATGGACCCTCAAGCGCAACCCCCGCACCATCCGTCTGCGGGCCGTGCCCTTCCCCGCCCCGGGGGAGGAGGGCACCTGGGTGCTGGTGACCCTGGACGACATCACCCACTTCGAGGCCCTGGAGACCACCCGGCAGAAGTTCATCTCCAACGCCAGCCACGAGCTGAAGACCCCGGTGACGGGCATCCGCGTGGCGGTGGAGAACCTCCAGGACGGGGGCCTGGTGCTGGCGGAGGGGGAGACCAGCCTCAAGATCATCCTGCGCAGCCTCGACCGCATGGTCATGCTCCTGGACGACATCTCCGAACTGAGCCGCATCGAGACCGGCGCCCTGCGCCTGGATCCCAGGCCCCTGACGGCGGGGCCCTTCATGGCGGAATTCATGGAGAGCGTCGAGCCCCTGGGCCGGGCCCGCAATGTGCGCATCCGCGCGGAGGTGGACCCCGCCGTGCGGGACCACGCCTTCCGGGCCGACCCCATGCGCCTGGGCCAGCTCCTGGAGAACCTGGTGTCCAACGCCGTGAAGTTCGGCCCCCCGGATTCGGAGGTGCGTGTGGAGGCCCGCCTGGAGGGCGAGGTCCTGGCCTTCGCCGTGGCGGACCAGGGCCCGGGCATCGGCGGCCAGGACCTGCCCCGGGTCTTCGAGCGCTTCTTCCGGGCCCCGGCCACCCGGGCCGTGCCGGGCACGGGCCTGGGGCTCTCCATCGTCAAGCACCTGGCGGTGCTCATGGGCGGGGAGGTGGACGTGGCGAGCGAGCTGGGCCACGGCGCCACCTTCACCTTCCGGCTCCCCCCTTCCGATACGAAAGCCTGA
- a CDS encoding PAS domain S-box protein, with protein sequence MELRRASLDASLGQELFEATSDLVLVTDPGGIIVQANRRAALLLGDAATVGAAFWVRLGLACDTLEGALRLCSAQVPRFSGGALQADFDIRVAPLDGGGFLVLLAASSSPFPPRAERERQVKDRAQALALARSQKMLHTVFQGVGKGIILVDEDLEVIGSNQKACETFGIHPENIQGAHIRSLCDPRGQETVLRMLDTIIENQVLSDEVTALYFDKSSFPAVFTVSLITVEGSRLWIIITEDISGQKEMERQLKSEKVLTEEANIALRNVLKNIQLEQEEHAAKLSRRITRDLLPILHKIRSAPSAEVRNGYIDFLGELLASLAPGAGPQMDFALHRLSKTEMKVCNFILAGFSTKEICATMNLAFDTVQTHRKNIRRKLGLSGSAGISLHGYLNSRKTAVGA encoded by the coding sequence ATGGAGCTGCGACGGGCGTCCCTGGACGCCTCCTTGGGCCAGGAGCTGTTCGAGGCCACCTCGGACCTGGTGCTGGTGACGGACCCGGGGGGAATCATCGTCCAGGCCAACCGCAGGGCCGCACTGCTCCTGGGGGACGCGGCCACGGTCGGCGCGGCCTTCTGGGTGCGCCTGGGGCTGGCCTGCGACACGCTGGAGGGGGCCCTGCGGCTCTGCTCGGCCCAGGTGCCCCGGTTCAGCGGCGGCGCCCTCCAGGCCGACTTCGATATCCGCGTCGCCCCCCTGGACGGGGGGGGCTTCCTGGTGCTCCTGGCGGCATCCTCCAGCCCCTTCCCGCCCCGGGCGGAGCGGGAGCGCCAGGTCAAGGACCGGGCCCAGGCCCTGGCCCTGGCCCGGTCCCAGAAGATGCTGCACACGGTCTTCCAGGGCGTGGGCAAGGGCATCATCCTCGTGGACGAGGACCTGGAGGTCATCGGTTCCAACCAGAAGGCCTGCGAGACTTTCGGCATCCACCCCGAGAACATCCAGGGGGCCCACATCCGCTCCCTGTGCGACCCCCGGGGGCAGGAGACCGTCCTGCGGATGCTGGACACCATCATCGAGAACCAGGTGCTGAGCGACGAGGTCACCGCGCTCTACTTCGACAAGAGCAGCTTTCCGGCGGTGTTCACCGTGAGCCTCATCACGGTGGAGGGGAGCCGGCTCTGGATCATCATCACGGAGGACATCTCCGGGCAGAAGGAGATGGAGCGCCAGCTGAAGAGCGAGAAGGTGCTCACGGAGGAGGCCAACATCGCCCTGCGCAACGTCCTGAAGAACATCCAGCTGGAGCAGGAGGAGCACGCCGCCAAGCTCTCCCGGAGGATCACCCGCGACCTGCTGCCCATCCTCCACAAGATCCGCTCCGCACCCAGCGCCGAGGTGCGCAACGGCTACATCGACTTCCTGGGCGAGCTCCTGGCCTCCCTCGCCCCTGGCGCCGGGCCCCAGATGGATTTCGCCCTGCACCGCCTGAGCAAGACGGAGATGAAGGTCTGCAACTTCATCCTGGCGGGGTTCAGCACCAAGGAGATCTGCGCCACCATGAACCTGGCCTTCGACACCGTCCAGACCCACCGCAAGAACATCCGGCGGAAGCTGGGCCTTTCGGGCTCCGCCGGCATCAGCCTGCATGGATACCTCAACAGCCGGAAGACGGCGGTGGGCGCATGA